One genomic window of Medicago truncatula cultivar Jemalong A17 chromosome 1, MtrunA17r5.0-ANR, whole genome shotgun sequence includes the following:
- the LOC25481888 gene encoding putative RNA methyltransferase At5g10620 yields the protein MGSAFQLSAGLNLTGTNLVHIQASSNSKFAPQSVRALPIRILSVGKKRSPGLQLMVDEYIEKIKYYCSVEDVQIRSNPRNARDHRAQVDDEDMAVMNLIRSDDWVVMLDERGQDLRSEQMAELVADAGNTGASRISFCIGGPYGHGRKIRERANLSIKLSSMVLNHQIALLVLVEQLYRSWTILRGQKYHH from the exons ATGGGCAGTGCATTTCAGCTTAGTGCCGGTTTAAATTTAACCGGTACCAATCTTGTTCACATTCAAG CGAGTTCCAATTCCAAGTTTGCACCTCAATCAGTG AGAGCACTTCCTATACGTATATTATCCGTGGGAAAAAAGCGATCACCTGGACTACAACTCATGGTTGACGAGTATATTGAAAAGATCAAATACTATTGCAGTGTTGAGGATGTTCAAATTCGGTCAAATCCTAGAAATGCACG TGACCATAGGGCTCAGGTTGATGACGAAGACATGGCAGTGATGAATCTTATAAGGTCTGATGATTGG GTTGTGATGTTGGATGAGCGCGGGCAGGATTTACGATCTGAGCAAATGGCAGAGTTGGTGGCTGATGCAGGAAATACT GGTGCTTCACGTATATCTTTCTGTATCGGTGGACCCTATGGTCATGGAAGAAAAATAAGAGAACGTGCTAACTTATCAATCAAGTTATCTTCAATGGTCTTAAATCATCAAATAGCATTACTTGTGCTTGTAGAACAGCTTTACAG GTCATGGACAATTTTAAGGGGACAAAAGTACCACCATTAG